One window of the Anaeromyxobacter dehalogenans 2CP-C genome contains the following:
- a CDS encoding NifB/NifX family molybdenum-iron cluster-binding protein: MPATLCIPIEENRGLLSPVSPHFGRAPAFMLVDAATLAYRVVPNAPGERPCDACRALADEDIDVFLVGGIGTQALERIRARRRIAVLRTPSGRVADALALHIAGRLPVVQEECCPPDAPPGPGLRVLSGPSAGCRGTSCAT; encoded by the coding sequence ATGCCCGCCACCCTCTGCATCCCCATCGAAGAGAACCGCGGCCTCCTCAGCCCGGTGTCGCCTCACTTCGGGCGCGCGCCGGCGTTCATGCTCGTGGACGCCGCCACGCTGGCGTACCGGGTCGTGCCGAACGCGCCCGGCGAGCGCCCCTGCGATGCGTGCCGCGCGCTGGCGGACGAGGACATCGACGTGTTCCTGGTCGGCGGGATCGGCACGCAGGCGCTGGAGCGGATCCGCGCCCGGCGCCGCATCGCGGTGCTCCGGACGCCGTCGGGCCGGGTGGCGGACGCGCTGGCGCTCCACATCGCCGGCCGGCTCCCGGTGGTGCAGGAGGAGTGTTGCCCGCCGGACGCGCCGCCGGGGCCGGGGCTCCGGGTCCTCAGCGGGCCGAGCGCCGGATGTCGAGGGACTTCATGCGCGACTTGA
- a CDS encoding alpha/beta fold hydrolase, whose product MTASLLPALAAALLAAAPAPASAPARAPADAVQRGYAPVNGLRVYYEIHGPAGAKGPPLVLLHGGGSSIETSFASLLPALARHRRVIAFDQQGHGRTADLPDRPFTFEQSADDTAALLRHLGVARADLFGFSNGGTIALQVAVRHPALVRRLVVASAMVRRDGLAPQAWEAIRRGRLEDMPAELRQAYLAVAPHPEQLPSFHAKSARRMLEFRDWPDAEVRSITVPVLVVAGDRDAVLPEHAVALTRMLPDARLAVLPATDHDGVVQRRVEWLAPMIEAFLDEP is encoded by the coding sequence ATGACCGCCTCCCTCCTCCCTGCCCTCGCCGCCGCGCTGCTCGCGGCCGCGCCCGCCCCCGCGAGCGCCCCGGCCCGCGCCCCCGCCGACGCCGTCCAGCGCGGCTACGCGCCGGTGAACGGCCTGCGCGTGTACTACGAGATCCACGGCCCCGCGGGCGCGAAGGGGCCGCCGCTCGTGCTGCTCCACGGCGGCGGCTCGAGCATCGAGACCTCGTTCGCGAGCCTGCTGCCCGCGCTCGCGCGGCACCGCCGCGTGATCGCGTTCGACCAGCAGGGTCACGGCCGCACCGCCGACCTCCCGGACCGGCCGTTCACGTTCGAGCAGTCGGCCGACGACACCGCGGCCCTGCTCCGGCACCTGGGCGTGGCGCGCGCCGACCTCTTCGGCTTCAGCAACGGCGGGACCATCGCCCTGCAGGTCGCCGTCCGTCACCCCGCGCTGGTGCGGCGGCTGGTGGTGGCGTCGGCCATGGTGCGCCGCGACGGCCTGGCGCCGCAGGCCTGGGAGGCGATCCGCCGCGGGCGCCTGGAGGACATGCCCGCCGAGCTGCGGCAGGCCTACCTCGCGGTCGCGCCGCACCCCGAGCAGCTCCCGTCCTTCCACGCCAAGTCGGCGCGGCGCATGCTCGAGTTCCGCGACTGGCCGGACGCCGAGGTGCGGTCGATCACGGTCCCGGTGCTGGTCGTGGCCGGGGACCGCGATGCGGTGCTGCCGGAGCACGCGGTGGCGCTCACGCGCATGCTCCCGGACGCGCGCCTGGCGGTGCTCCCCGCCACCGATCACGACGGCGTGGTGCAGCGCCGCGTGGAGTGGCTCGCCCCGATGATCGAGGCGTTCCTGGACGAGCCGTAG
- a CDS encoding tripartite tricarboxylate transporter substrate-binding protein — protein MTRTAARLAVPVLAALALAAAPARAAYPERPITMIVPFAAGGPTDVVARIVAEHMSRTLGQQVVIENVAGAGGTTGILRASQAAPDGYTIMMGHMGTHGAAPAVYPDLKYDPRKDFAPIGLAAGTPIVVVARKDFPAKDFKEFVAKVKADSEKLNEAHAGVGSVSFTTCSLFNSLLGAKPTRVVYRGTGPALNDLVAGQVDYMCDQIVNLVPQIQAGTIKAYAVALPERSPALPDVPTTKEGGLPEFQVTAWNAVFAPKGTPPAVVKRLSQALLAALDDAATRKRLLDLGGDLSNTAARTPEGLQKLVESEVARWNKVLKATGAAK, from the coding sequence ATGACCCGAACCGCCGCCCGGCTCGCCGTCCCGGTCCTCGCGGCCCTCGCGCTCGCGGCGGCCCCGGCCCGCGCCGCCTACCCCGAGCGCCCCATCACCATGATCGTCCCGTTCGCCGCGGGCGGCCCCACCGACGTGGTGGCGCGCATCGTGGCCGAGCACATGTCGCGCACGCTCGGCCAGCAGGTGGTGATCGAGAACGTGGCCGGCGCCGGCGGCACCACCGGCATCCTGCGCGCCTCCCAGGCCGCGCCGGACGGCTACACCATCATGATGGGCCACATGGGCACGCACGGCGCCGCGCCGGCCGTGTACCCGGACCTGAAGTACGATCCGCGCAAGGACTTCGCGCCCATCGGCCTCGCCGCCGGCACGCCCATCGTGGTGGTCGCGCGCAAGGACTTCCCGGCCAAGGACTTCAAGGAGTTCGTCGCGAAGGTGAAGGCGGACTCGGAGAAGCTGAACGAGGCGCACGCCGGCGTCGGCTCCGTCTCGTTCACCACCTGCTCGCTGTTCAACTCGCTGCTCGGCGCGAAGCCGACGCGCGTGGTGTACCGCGGCACCGGGCCCGCGCTGAACGACCTGGTGGCCGGCCAGGTGGACTACATGTGCGACCAGATCGTGAACCTGGTGCCGCAGATCCAGGCCGGCACCATCAAGGCGTACGCGGTGGCGCTGCCCGAGCGCTCGCCGGCGCTGCCCGACGTGCCCACCACCAAGGAAGGCGGGCTGCCCGAGTTCCAGGTGACCGCCTGGAACGCCGTGTTCGCGCCCAAGGGGACGCCGCCGGCGGTGGTGAAGCGGCTCTCGCAGGCGCTGCTCGCGGCGCTCGACGACGCGGCCACGCGCAAGCGGCTGCTCGACCTGGGCGGCGACCTCTCCAACACCGCCGCGCGCACGCCGGAGGGGCTGCAGAAGCTGGTCGAGAGCGAGGTGGCGCGCTGGAACAAGGTGCTGAAGGCCACCGGCGCCGCGAAGTGA
- a CDS encoding tripartite tricarboxylate transporter permease has protein sequence MSDLLSHLALGFSVAFTLQNLGLALVGCLIGTLVGVLPGVGPIATITMLLPITYGVEPTGAIILLAGIYYGAQYGGSTTAILVNIPGEVTAVVTTLDGHEMAKQGRAGAALGIAAIGSFFAGCVATLVVAALAAPLTRVALLFGPAEYFSLMLAGLAFAVVLARGSVPRALVMILLGLLLSTVGTDLETGAERMAFGWAPLADGIDFAVLAMGVFGFAEVLRNLDLTEQRDVVRRPIGRLLPTGEDLRRSALPIVRGSLLGAILGILPGNGAVLGPFASYTVEKRLARDPRRFGRGAIEGVAGPESANNAGAQTSFIPLLSLGIPPNAVMALMVGAMTIHGIVPGPLVMTRSPQLFWGVIASMWIGNLMLLVINLPLVGVWVRFLKVPYRLMFPAILVFSCIGIYSVNNSAADVLLTAGFALAGYAFVRLDLETAPLLLGFVLGRLMEENLRRALAISRGSAASFVQRPISAAFLALAVVVLVLAVLPAVRTRRKEVFVE, from the coding sequence ATGAGCGACCTGCTCTCGCACCTCGCGCTCGGCTTCTCGGTCGCGTTCACGCTCCAGAACCTCGGGCTGGCGCTGGTGGGCTGCCTCATCGGCACGCTCGTGGGCGTCCTCCCCGGCGTCGGCCCCATCGCCACCATCACCATGCTCCTGCCCATCACCTACGGTGTGGAGCCCACCGGCGCGATCATCCTGCTCGCCGGCATCTACTACGGCGCGCAGTACGGCGGTTCCACCACCGCCATCCTCGTGAACATCCCCGGCGAGGTGACGGCGGTGGTCACGACGCTCGACGGGCACGAGATGGCGAAGCAGGGGCGCGCCGGGGCCGCGCTCGGCATCGCCGCCATCGGCTCGTTCTTCGCCGGGTGCGTGGCGACGCTGGTGGTGGCCGCGCTCGCCGCGCCGCTCACGCGCGTGGCGCTCCTGTTCGGGCCGGCCGAGTACTTCTCGCTGATGCTGGCGGGGCTGGCGTTCGCCGTGGTGCTGGCGCGGGGCTCGGTGCCGCGCGCGCTGGTGATGATCCTGCTCGGCCTGCTGCTCTCCACGGTCGGGACCGACCTCGAGACCGGCGCCGAGCGCATGGCGTTCGGCTGGGCGCCCCTCGCCGACGGGATCGACTTCGCGGTGCTGGCCATGGGCGTGTTCGGGTTCGCCGAGGTGCTGCGCAACCTCGACCTCACCGAGCAGCGCGACGTGGTGCGGCGGCCCATCGGCCGGCTGCTGCCGACCGGCGAGGACCTGCGCCGCTCGGCCCTGCCCATCGTCCGCGGCAGCCTCCTCGGCGCGATCCTCGGCATCCTGCCCGGCAACGGCGCGGTGCTCGGGCCGTTCGCGTCCTACACGGTGGAGAAGCGGCTCGCCCGCGACCCGCGCCGCTTCGGCCGCGGCGCCATCGAGGGGGTGGCCGGCCCGGAGTCCGCCAACAACGCCGGCGCGCAGACCTCCTTCATCCCGCTGCTCTCGCTGGGCATCCCGCCCAACGCGGTGATGGCGCTCATGGTCGGCGCCATGACCATCCACGGCATCGTGCCCGGCCCGCTCGTGATGACGCGCAGCCCGCAGCTGTTCTGGGGCGTCATCGCCAGCATGTGGATCGGGAACCTGATGCTGCTCGTCATCAACCTGCCGCTGGTCGGCGTGTGGGTCCGGTTCCTGAAGGTCCCCTACCGGCTCATGTTCCCCGCGATCCTGGTCTTCTCCTGCATCGGGATCTACTCGGTGAACAACTCCGCCGCCGACGTGCTCCTCACCGCCGGCTTCGCGCTCGCCGGCTACGCGTTCGTGCGGCTCGACCTCGAGACCGCGCCGCTCCTGCTCGGCTTCGTGCTCGGCCGGCTCATGGAGGAGAACCTGCGGCGCGCGCTCGCCATCTCGCGCGGCAGCGCCGCGTCGTTCGTGCAGCGTCCCATCAGCGCGGCCTTCCTCGCGCTCGCCGTCGTCGTGCTGGTCCTCGCAGTGCTGCCCGCGGTGCGCACGCGCCGCAAGGAGGTGTTCGTCGAATGA
- a CDS encoding sigma-54-dependent Fis family transcriptional regulator, whose product MRDLSHGAAERRIDEEVALRAVVEGTASETGQAFYRALVRNLAQALDTCGAWLTEYDPASDRLRALAFWFEGHWVDGFEYDVAGTPCEDAVRAQRVVHVPDRILELYPRDRIAFPRTGLVSYLGVALVDEAHRVLGHLAVVDDRPMPPEKRLLALFQIFANRALAEIRRERAQQELRERQEELAALIGAARDAILELDGGLRVTLVNAAAERVFGCAAADARGQPLARLVGAAAAERLGALAGELGRRSGEPSMWIPDGLAVEPAGREAFPAEATLSGFEVRGEPHYTLILRNVRERVEAERRIRALTAQADYLREELAAEHGFDEVVGRSPALRAALDGVAQVAGTSATVLLHGETGTGKEVFARAIHARSPRRDRPLVKVNCAAIPATLIESEFFGHERGAFTGATQRREGRFALADGGTLFLDEIGELPLELQGKLLRVLQEGEFEPVGGARTRKVDVRVIAATNRDLERAAREGRFREDLYYRLSVFPLRLPPLRERGDDVLFLAAAFTAKLSRELGRAVAPPDAADAAALLAYGWPGNVRELRNVIERAIITSRDGRLRVDRVLPAAAAPAPVQSPRAEREPAGGALLTDRELRQLERDSLVTALERAGWRVAGEGGAAALLGISPSTFKSRMKSLDIRRSAR is encoded by the coding sequence ATGCGAGATCTCTCCCACGGCGCCGCCGAGCGGCGGATCGACGAGGAGGTGGCGCTTCGCGCGGTCGTCGAGGGCACCGCGTCGGAGACGGGGCAGGCCTTCTACCGGGCGCTGGTCCGCAACCTGGCGCAGGCGCTCGACACCTGCGGCGCGTGGCTCACCGAGTACGACCCGGCCAGCGACCGGCTGCGCGCGCTCGCGTTCTGGTTCGAGGGTCACTGGGTAGACGGCTTCGAGTACGACGTCGCGGGGACCCCGTGCGAGGACGCGGTCCGCGCCCAGCGCGTGGTCCACGTGCCCGATCGCATCCTCGAGCTGTACCCGCGCGACCGGATCGCGTTCCCGCGGACCGGGCTGGTCAGCTACCTGGGCGTCGCGCTGGTGGACGAGGCGCACCGCGTGCTCGGGCACCTGGCGGTGGTGGACGACCGCCCCATGCCGCCGGAGAAGCGGCTGCTGGCGCTGTTCCAGATCTTCGCGAACCGGGCGCTCGCCGAGATCCGCCGCGAGCGCGCGCAGCAGGAGCTGCGGGAGCGGCAGGAGGAGCTGGCCGCGCTCATCGGGGCGGCGCGCGACGCGATCCTCGAGCTGGACGGCGGCCTGCGCGTCACGCTGGTGAACGCCGCGGCGGAGCGGGTGTTCGGGTGCGCGGCGGCGGACGCGCGCGGGCAGCCGCTCGCGCGGCTGGTGGGCGCGGCGGCCGCGGAGCGGCTGGGCGCGCTGGCGGGCGAGCTGGGGCGGCGCAGCGGCGAGCCGTCCATGTGGATCCCCGACGGGCTGGCGGTGGAGCCCGCCGGGCGGGAGGCGTTCCCGGCCGAGGCCACGCTGTCGGGCTTCGAGGTGCGGGGCGAGCCGCACTACACGCTCATCCTGCGCAACGTCCGCGAGCGCGTCGAGGCGGAGCGGCGGATCCGCGCGCTCACCGCGCAGGCCGACTACCTGCGCGAGGAGCTCGCGGCCGAGCACGGGTTCGACGAGGTCGTCGGGCGCAGCCCGGCGCTGCGCGCGGCGCTGGACGGCGTCGCGCAGGTGGCCGGCACCAGCGCCACGGTGCTGCTGCACGGCGAGACCGGCACCGGCAAGGAGGTCTTCGCGCGCGCCATCCACGCGCGCAGCCCGCGCCGCGACCGGCCGCTCGTCAAGGTGAACTGCGCGGCCATCCCCGCGACGCTGATCGAGAGCGAGTTCTTCGGGCACGAGCGCGGCGCGTTCACCGGCGCGACGCAGCGGCGCGAGGGGCGCTTCGCCCTCGCCGACGGCGGCACGCTGTTCCTCGACGAGATCGGGGAGCTGCCGCTCGAGCTGCAGGGGAAGCTGCTGCGCGTGCTGCAGGAGGGCGAGTTCGAGCCGGTGGGCGGCGCGCGGACGCGCAAGGTGGACGTCCGGGTGATCGCCGCCACCAACCGCGACCTCGAGCGCGCCGCGCGCGAGGGGCGGTTCCGCGAGGACCTCTACTACCGGCTGAGCGTGTTCCCGCTGCGCCTCCCGCCGCTGCGCGAGCGCGGCGACGACGTGCTGTTCCTCGCCGCCGCGTTCACCGCGAAGCTCTCGCGCGAGCTGGGCCGGGCGGTGGCGCCGCCGGACGCCGCGGACGCCGCCGCGCTCCTCGCCTACGGGTGGCCGGGCAACGTCCGCGAGCTTCGCAACGTGATCGAGCGGGCCATCATCACCTCCCGCGACGGCCGGCTGCGCGTGGACCGGGTGCTCCCGGCGGCCGCGGCGCCCGCCCCGGTCCAGTCGCCGCGCGCCGAGCGCGAGCCGGCAGGCGGCGCGCTCCTCACCGACAGGGAGCTCCGTCAGCTCGAGCGGGACAGCCTCGTGACGGCGCTGGAGCGCGCCGGCTGGCGCGTGGCGGGCGAGGGCGGGGCGGCGGCGCTGCTCGGGATCAGCCCCTCCACGTTCAAGTCGCGCATGAAGTCCCTCGACATCCGGCGCTCGGCCCGCTGA
- a CDS encoding RNA polymerase sigma factor, translating to MTTPPEPTPPLAGAVQASWHRFLDTYEPLRPELYRYCRSLARSPWDADDLVQDAMARAFVTLGCMDGPPDNPRAWLFRVASNLWIDRLRRTREDAGDVPEGAAAPEPRASREAAGTLIGRLSPQERAAVVLKEAFDLSLEEIAEALSTSVGAVKAALHRGRGKLAEPDEALTAAPSAPVLDAFCAAFNAGDLERLVALLLDTASVEVVRVHAEYGRDAARKGVFQGMMYGSRRLAGVDGQTTGIDPRYRLGALPDRPRCEVRLHRGEPVIVHWYAHADGEAVRALTRVETSGDRLSRVRNYFYTPDVIAEVCGELGLPYRINGYRYW from the coding sequence ATGACCACGCCCCCAGAGCCGACCCCTCCCCTCGCCGGCGCCGTCCAGGCGTCCTGGCACCGCTTCCTCGACACCTACGAGCCGCTGCGGCCGGAGCTCTACCGGTACTGCCGCAGCCTGGCGCGCAGCCCGTGGGACGCGGACGACCTGGTGCAGGACGCGATGGCGCGGGCGTTCGTGACGCTCGGCTGCATGGACGGCCCGCCGGACAACCCGCGCGCCTGGCTGTTCCGGGTGGCGTCGAACCTGTGGATCGACCGGCTCCGGCGCACGCGCGAGGACGCGGGGGACGTGCCGGAGGGCGCGGCCGCGCCCGAGCCGAGGGCGTCGCGCGAGGCGGCCGGCACGCTCATCGGCCGGCTGTCGCCGCAGGAGCGCGCCGCGGTGGTGCTGAAGGAGGCGTTCGACCTGTCGCTGGAGGAGATCGCCGAGGCGCTCTCCACCAGCGTCGGGGCGGTGAAGGCGGCGCTCCACCGCGGCCGAGGGAAGCTGGCCGAGCCGGACGAGGCGCTCACCGCGGCCCCGAGCGCGCCGGTGCTCGACGCGTTCTGCGCGGCGTTCAACGCCGGGGACCTCGAGCGGCTGGTGGCGCTCCTGCTCGACACCGCCAGCGTGGAGGTGGTGCGCGTGCACGCCGAGTACGGCCGCGACGCCGCGCGCAAGGGCGTGTTCCAGGGGATGATGTACGGCAGCCGGCGGCTGGCCGGCGTGGACGGCCAGACCACCGGCATCGACCCGCGCTACCGCCTCGGCGCCCTCCCCGATCGCCCGCGCTGCGAGGTGCGGCTGCACCGGGGCGAGCCGGTCATCGTGCACTGGTACGCGCACGCCGACGGCGAGGCGGTCCGCGCGCTCACCCGCGTCGAGACCTCCGGCGATCGGCTCTCGCGCGTGCGCAACTACTTCTACACGCCCGACGTCATCGCCGAGGTGTGCGGCGAGCTCGGCCTCCCGTACCGCATCAACGGCTACCGCTACTGGTGA
- a CDS encoding OsmC family protein, with amino-acid sequence MQTTTTTPPAAKPARKPVPLNGVDTPTLFATLDAVRGQPDLAHFRFRATNHWQQGTHSRTRIEGFRGAGAERMHEREFTFDADHPAVLVGRDQGPTPVEFLLHALAACITAGIGNIAAARGVTLYEVESTLEGDIDLNGILGLSREARNGYREIRATFRVKGDAPPEKLAEIVAQSQARSAVFDVLAHGVPVSIMVDAG; translated from the coding sequence ATGCAGACCACGACCACCACCCCCCCCGCCGCGAAGCCCGCCCGCAAGCCGGTGCCGCTCAACGGCGTGGACACGCCCACGCTGTTCGCCACGCTGGACGCGGTGCGCGGCCAGCCCGACCTGGCCCACTTCCGCTTCCGCGCGACCAACCACTGGCAGCAGGGCACGCACAGCCGCACGCGCATCGAGGGCTTCCGCGGCGCCGGCGCCGAGCGCATGCACGAGCGCGAGTTCACGTTCGACGCCGACCACCCCGCGGTGCTGGTCGGCCGGGACCAGGGGCCGACGCCGGTGGAGTTCCTGCTGCACGCGCTCGCCGCCTGCATCACCGCCGGCATCGGCAACATCGCCGCGGCGCGCGGCGTGACGCTGTACGAGGTCGAGTCCACGCTGGAAGGCGACATCGACCTGAACGGCATCCTCGGGCTGTCGCGGGAGGCGCGGAACGGCTACCGCGAGATCCGCGCCACCTTCCGCGTGAAGGGCGACGCGCCGCCGGAGAAGCTGGCGGAGATCGTGGCGCAGTCGCAGGCGCGCTCGGCCGTGTTCGACGTCCTCGCCCACGGCGTCCCGGTGTCGATCATGGTGGACGCGGGGTGA